From a single Pseudobutyrivibrio xylanivorans genomic region:
- a CDS encoding helix-turn-helix domain-containing protein, translating to MTGDNLLPQKLKELRKAHSYTQDYVAATLGIVRQTYSHYETGKRTPSTENLYKLAGLYRISIDDLMHIVINIDRNTYYEAPSPSDTSLELNDYLEYVNSPVNANKLHNLSSLEKELLFYFQKISEEDKKEIIEFTKIKAHRQ from the coding sequence ATGACTGGAGATAATTTATTACCGCAAAAACTGAAAGAACTCAGAAAAGCTCATTCTTATACACAAGATTATGTAGCTGCAACTTTAGGTATAGTTCGTCAAACATACAGTCATTATGAAACTGGCAAAAGAACTCCCAGCACGGAGAATCTATACAAACTTGCCGGTTTATATAGAATTTCTATTGATGATTTAATGCATATTGTGATCAACATAGATAGAAACACGTATTATGAAGCACCCTCTCCCTCTGATACTTCTTTAGAACTAAATGACTATCTTGAATATGTTAACTCACCTGTTAATGCTAACAAGCTACATAACCTCAGTAGTTTAGAAAAGGAACTTTTATTTTACTTTCAGAAGATATCTGAAGAAGATAAAAAAGAAATAATAGAATTTACTAAGATTAAAGCCCATAGACAATAG
- a CDS encoding recombinase family protein produces the protein MKRYGYHRTSTREQHLDRGINEITSYCQTNNLALEKIFTDQQTGKNFYRPRYQVLKEDVLREGDELIITEVDRLGRNKQETLKELQYFRDNHIRVKILELPTTLMDISKLDNSMAQMLMETVNNMLIELYAAIAQAEIEKKEKRQREGIEAKKARGDWDNYGRPSIMSDEEFMFEYRSLLAGDINATGLMKKLGMSKTTFYRYVSRINSIKNSQGQ, from the coding sequence ATGAAAAGATATGGATATCATAGAACAAGTACACGAGAACAGCATTTAGACAGGGGGATTAATGAGATTACTTCATATTGCCAGACTAATAATCTTGCATTGGAGAAAATCTTTACAGACCAACAGACTGGTAAGAATTTCTACAGGCCACGATATCAGGTTCTTAAGGAAGATGTTCTTAGAGAGGGAGATGAATTAATTATCACAGAGGTAGACCGTTTAGGGAGAAATAAACAAGAAACCCTAAAAGAGCTACAGTATTTTAGAGATAATCATATTAGAGTAAAGATTTTAGAATTACCTACGACTCTTATGGATATTTCAAAACTAGATAATTCTATGGCTCAGATGTTAATGGAAACAGTAAATAATATGTTAATTGAATTATATGCAGCTATTGCTCAAGCTGAGATAGAGAAGAAGGAAAAAAGACAGCGTGAAGGAATAGAAGCTAAGAAGGCTAGGGGAGACTGGGATAACTATGGAAGACCATCAATAATGTCTGATGAAGAGTTCATGTTTGAATATCGTAGTCTATTAGCAGGTGATATTAATGCTACTGGATTAATGAAGAAATTAGGAATGAGTAAAACCACTTTTTATAGATATGTTAGCAGGATTAATTCAATAAAAAATAGCCAAGGCCAATAA
- a CDS encoding TniQ family protein has product MIGYMPEIYPDELLYSLFARYYVHSGYAAYIDAANDIYRNKRTRPVHEFINALNMDVKELLLERHTMEELIEKHTMFPAYGRFVSLERRQNAFKSLVNGEGNYFNWLYIPSGETKNKSLRWCPLCAQEDRTTYGETYWHRFHQIPGVDICPMHKCYLCSSSVEIKNGSPNLVAAEQEIAIETPITPFEGDVHERVIKYMIDVFNRPIDLKTDYNAGLSLETRLDREKYYFNHSWMRNNRLLYDDYLDYFRNTSECIMNFSTIQKILNGEEASYAFICQLAVFENVCPDILFKTIVPNDINQKIFKQIAKELDEPEEIVTRIGLAVINSFSLSGNTTVKKSRSKMKWEDIDTQLLPEVRECSKQIYGDGTSRPRKVTIKAVCRALNLPDKRFDNLPRCKEEILKWSETQEHYWAREVIWAYNKIKKEDQVLNWKKIRTLTNIRKNNFEACLPEIKSSAVYETYKNLLELLEI; this is encoded by the coding sequence ATGATTGGGTATATGCCAGAAATATATCCTGACGAATTGTTATACAGTTTATTTGCTAGGTATTATGTGCATTCGGGTTATGCTGCATACATAGATGCTGCAAATGATATATATAGAAATAAACGTACAAGACCTGTTCATGAATTTATTAATGCATTAAATATGGATGTTAAAGAACTTCTTTTGGAAAGACATACCATGGAAGAATTGATTGAAAAGCACACTATGTTCCCTGCATATGGAAGATTTGTTAGTCTTGAGAGGCGACAAAACGCCTTTAAATCACTGGTAAACGGTGAAGGTAATTATTTTAACTGGCTTTATATACCATCTGGAGAAACGAAAAATAAAAGCCTCAGATGGTGTCCTTTATGTGCTCAGGAAGATAGAACAACTTATGGAGAAACGTACTGGCATAGATTTCATCAAATACCTGGAGTAGATATTTGTCCTATGCATAAGTGCTATTTATGTAGTAGTTCTGTTGAAATTAAAAATGGGTCACCTAATTTAGTGGCAGCTGAACAGGAGATAGCTATAGAAACACCAATAACACCATTTGAAGGAGATGTTCATGAAAGAGTCATAAAATATATGATTGATGTATTTAATCGCCCTATTGACCTAAAAACAGATTACAATGCAGGCTTATCATTAGAAACTCGGCTTGATAGAGAGAAATACTACTTTAATCATAGTTGGATGAGAAATAACCGGCTTCTTTACGATGATTACTTAGACTATTTTAGGAATACCAGTGAATGCATTATGAATTTTAGTACTATACAAAAGATTCTTAATGGCGAAGAAGCTTCATATGCGTTTATTTGTCAATTGGCTGTATTCGAAAATGTATGTCCTGATATTTTGTTTAAAACCATTGTCCCAAATGATATAAATCAGAAGATTTTTAAGCAAATAGCAAAAGAACTAGATGAACCAGAAGAAATTGTTACACGTATAGGGTTAGCAGTTATAAATTCTTTTTCTTTATCTGGCAACACTACAGTTAAAAAGAGTAGAAGTAAGATGAAGTGGGAAGATATTGATACACAGCTATTGCCTGAAGTAAGAGAGTGTTCAAAGCAGATATATGGTGATGGAACTTCACGTCCTCGAAAGGTTACCATAAAAGCTGTATGTAGGGCATTAAATCTACCTGACAAACGATTTGATAACCTTCCAAGGTGTAAAGAAGAAATACTAAAATGGTCTGAAACTCAAGAACATTATTGGGCTAGAGAAGTCATTTGGGCATACAACAAAATCAAAAAAGAAGATCAAGTGCTTAACTGGAAAAAGATACGTACGTTAACAAATATTAGAAAAAATAATTTTGAAGCATGTTTACCTGAAATAAAGAGTTCTGCTGTTTATGAAACCTATAAGAACCTTCTTGAATTATTGGAGATTTAG
- a CDS encoding TniB family NTP-binding protein: MKIFSELEMPTALMSRERLLNELKMIPNYDESIRNLDAANRLMAATDLYKVYYPSEMSIEIYNRLYISTALSLKKKNSRLAVIQKNANFMVMQGKAEYKGIIGGSDSFSIVGTSGIGKSAAIQKSIELIAPEPVIEYGIIKIIPCLQVQCPFDASPKGMLLSVLKAVDDYIGTSYYKNSQRAGVTTDILIGTVSQVCINHIGLLIIDEIQHVFGHKNGVLLINLITQLINISGVSICMVGTEESILFFEKAMQLARRSLGMKYSVLQYDDYFKKLCELLFSFQYTKYKTDINEAIIQWLYDHSGGVVSVLVSIIHDANEIAILGGEEKLSMNILSLSYERRISMLHKYLETKKTSTTKPKKKKSFIYTEKEEISSYEYTSLQELIQTAKDKGVDSVSYLKDFVVIEEVSVQ, encoded by the coding sequence ATGAAGATCTTTAGTGAATTGGAAATGCCTACAGCATTAATGTCCAGAGAGAGGCTTTTGAATGAATTAAAGATGATTCCTAATTATGATGAATCAATTAGAAACCTAGATGCAGCTAACAGACTTATGGCTGCTACTGATTTGTACAAGGTATACTACCCCTCAGAAATGTCTATAGAAATATACAATAGGCTGTATATTTCAACAGCATTATCTCTAAAAAAGAAGAATAGTAGATTGGCAGTAATTCAAAAGAATGCCAATTTTATGGTAATGCAGGGGAAGGCAGAATATAAAGGAATTATAGGAGGCTCAGATTCATTTTCCATTGTTGGTACCTCCGGCATTGGTAAATCTGCAGCTATACAAAAGTCAATTGAATTGATAGCACCAGAGCCAGTCATAGAATATGGAATCATAAAGATTATTCCCTGCTTACAGGTACAGTGTCCATTTGATGCATCTCCTAAGGGCATGCTTTTATCTGTTCTTAAAGCAGTAGACGATTATATTGGAACAAGTTATTACAAAAATTCTCAGAGAGCTGGAGTTACCACAGATATACTTATTGGAACAGTTAGTCAGGTATGTATAAATCACATAGGCCTGCTTATCATAGATGAAATACAACATGTATTTGGTCATAAAAATGGAGTGTTGTTAATAAATTTAATCACTCAATTGATTAATATTTCAGGAGTGTCCATCTGTATGGTGGGAACCGAAGAAAGCATATTATTCTTTGAGAAGGCAATGCAGTTGGCAAGAAGATCATTAGGAATGAAATACTCAGTTTTACAGTATGATGATTATTTTAAAAAGCTGTGTGAATTATTATTTTCATTTCAATACACCAAATACAAAACAGATATTAACGAAGCAATTATACAGTGGTTATATGACCATAGTGGTGGTGTCGTATCAGTACTTGTTTCAATCATCCATGATGCAAATGAAATAGCCATATTGGGAGGAGAAGAAAAGCTAAGTATGAATATTTTATCACTGTCATATGAACGAAGAATATCAATGCTGCATAAATATCTAGAAACGAAAAAAACTTCCACTACAAAGCCTAAAAAGAAGAAAAGTTTTATTTATACAGAAAAAGAAGAAATTTCATCCTATGAATATACAAGCTTACAGGAATTAATCCAAACTGCTAAAGACAAAGGTGTGGATTCAGTTTCTTATCTTAAAGATTTTGTGGTTATTGAGGAGGTGTCTGTGCAATGA
- a CDS encoding integrase catalytic domain-containing protein, with translation MQKNELYSDGSNVYRVIQIEDYRILVIDCIKETMPMWIKCTVLDDYKKIAEEELPSMLNISFEDLDTVDSERRKVMYQRFALIADLICVVGDIKPRNKLITKISTEYGVSKQSIRSYLCKYLVYQNIQILLPKKRQYVKDLSEDEKNIRWSLNKYFYSYKKNTLRTAYTLMLKEKYCDSEGRLVESYPSFYQYRYFYRKTRKMQNYYISREGLSAYQRNKRPCIGDGVQQYAQTIGTGMVDATVCDIYLVNEFGQVVGRPILTACIDAFSGICYGYSLSWKGGIYSIRDMCQNIITNKVEYCRDFGINISAEDWDVSEMPLKIVSDQGAEYVSYAFEQLSELGITIVNLPPYRPELKGPVEKFFDIVQNSYKKYLKGYGVIEPDFNKRGAHDYRKDAVLTMKDFSKIILKCIIHYNSKRLLENYPFTDVMIEAKVKPYANCIWNYEKRISKDNLLPVSREKLTLCLLPRTIGKFTRYGMIVNKLRYHNPAFTEEYLSGGDVIVAYDTDSSAYVWMVNKGDYIRFELIEGRFKGKSLAQVQNMQELNKKLIMQEQKQRLQADIDLANSIQVMLDNCKYHKNLGIKDIRSVRSCEEQKNHNEFAKEAGLYEDL, from the coding sequence ATGCAGAAAAATGAATTATATAGTGATGGTTCAAATGTTTATAGAGTAATTCAAATTGAGGATTACAGAATTCTTGTGATTGATTGCATCAAAGAAACTATGCCTATGTGGATAAAATGTACAGTATTAGATGACTACAAAAAAATTGCTGAAGAGGAATTACCATCCATGCTAAATATTAGCTTTGAAGATTTAGATACAGTAGATTCAGAACGAAGAAAAGTTATGTATCAAAGATTTGCTTTAATTGCTGATTTGATTTGCGTTGTAGGAGATATAAAACCAAGAAATAAATTGATTACGAAGATATCCACAGAATATGGGGTTTCAAAACAGAGTATAAGGTCGTATCTATGTAAATATTTGGTTTATCAAAATATCCAGATATTACTTCCTAAGAAAAGGCAATATGTCAAGGACTTATCTGAGGATGAGAAAAACATTAGGTGGTCATTAAATAAGTATTTTTACAGTTACAAAAAGAATACTTTACGAACAGCATACACATTGATGCTGAAAGAAAAATATTGTGATAGTGAAGGAAGATTGGTAGAAAGTTACCCCTCTTTTTATCAGTACAGGTATTTTTATAGAAAAACAAGGAAAATGCAAAACTATTATATTTCTAGGGAAGGATTATCTGCTTATCAGAGAAACAAAAGACCTTGTATAGGTGATGGTGTCCAGCAATATGCACAAACTATTGGTACAGGTATGGTAGATGCTACAGTATGTGATATATACCTAGTCAATGAATTTGGACAAGTTGTTGGAAGACCTATATTAACTGCTTGTATAGATGCATTTTCAGGTATTTGCTACGGCTATTCTCTGAGTTGGAAAGGAGGTATCTATAGCATTAGAGATATGTGTCAAAACATTATTACTAATAAAGTAGAGTATTGTAGAGACTTTGGAATAAATATTAGTGCTGAAGATTGGGATGTATCAGAAATGCCATTGAAAATAGTTTCAGATCAAGGAGCAGAATATGTTTCTTATGCATTTGAACAGTTATCTGAATTAGGGATTACTATTGTTAATCTTCCTCCATATAGACCCGAGTTGAAAGGACCAGTGGAGAAGTTCTTTGATATTGTTCAGAACTCATATAAGAAATATCTTAAGGGTTATGGTGTTATTGAACCTGATTTTAATAAAAGAGGTGCACATGATTATAGGAAAGATGCAGTTCTTACTATGAAAGATTTTTCAAAGATAATCCTTAAATGCATAATACATTACAATTCCAAACGTTTATTGGAAAACTATCCATTTACTGATGTAATGATTGAAGCTAAGGTAAAACCATATGCAAATTGTATATGGAATTACGAAAAGCGTATATCAAAGGATAATTTATTACCAGTGTCTAGAGAAAAATTAACATTATGTTTATTACCAAGGACAATTGGCAAATTTACAAGATACGGGATGATAGTAAATAAGTTAAGATATCACAATCCAGCATTTACAGAAGAATATCTAAGTGGTGGAGATGTCATAGTGGCTTATGATACAGACTCATCAGCATATGTCTGGATGGTGAATAAAGGAGATTATATACGTTTTGAACTGATAGAAGGTAGATTTAAGGGTAAGAGTTTAGCTCAGGTACAAAATATGCAGGAATTAAATAAGAAGCTTATTATGCAGGAGCAAAAACAACGTTTGCAGGCAGATATTGATTTGGCAAATAGTATTCAAGTAATGCTAGATAATTGCAAATATCATAAGAATCTTGGAATAAAAGATATACGTAGTGTTCGGAGTTGTGAGGAACAAAAAAATCATAATGAATTTGCTAAGGAGGCTGGACTATATGAAGATCTTTAG
- a CDS encoding TnsA endonuclease N-terminal domain-containing protein, which translates to MRKRNFKGRCTKRVIPKCKDVCRTYDALQEAYADKLSADDEVSEFRCNVYLEGLAEGDYTTDFVCTKSDGTLMIRECVYRSRLTKPMTYKLLEASREYWRHRGILDWGIVINAEK; encoded by the coding sequence ATGAGAAAACGTAATTTTAAAGGGAGATGTACAAAGAGAGTTATCCCAAAATGTAAAGATGTTTGTCGTACCTATGATGCTTTGCAAGAGGCTTATGCGGATAAATTATCAGCTGACGATGAAGTAAGTGAGTTCAGATGTAATGTATATCTAGAAGGTTTGGCTGAGGGTGATTACACTACAGATTTTGTATGTACTAAGTCAGATGGAACATTAATGATTAGGGAATGTGTGTATAGAAGTAGGTTAACTAAACCAATGACTTACAAGTTATTGGAGGCATCTAGGGAGTACTGGAGACATAGAGGTATTTTGGATTGGGGGATTGTTATAAATGCAGAAAAATGA
- the guaA gene encoding glutamine-hydrolyzing GMP synthase: MNQEKVIVIDFGGQYNQLVARRVRECNVYCEIYSYRTPLEQIKEMNPAGIILTGGPNSCYEEGAPTYTKELFELGIPVLGLCYGAQLMMHVLGGKVEKAPVREYGKTETFIDGAVSTLFEGVEKSTIVWMSHFDYISKVAPGFDIIAHTADCPVAAAACEAKKLYAIQFHPEVLHTVQGKDILFNFVRNICGTAGEWRMDSFVEHTIGEIRERVGSGKVLLALSGGVDSSVLAALLAKAIGKQLTCVFVDHGLLRKNEGDEVEGVFGPAGAFDINFVRVNAAERYYAKLAGVEEPEQKRKIIGEEFIRVFEEEAKKIGTVDFLAQGTIYPDVVESGLGGESVVIKSHHNVGGLPDYVDFKEIIEPLRNLFKDEVRKVGLELGLPEYLVFRQPFPGPGLGIRIIGEVTAEKVRIVQDADYIYRTELAEAGLKKLPDQYFAALSNMRSVGVMGDERTYDYAVVLRAVETIDFMTAEASEIPFEVLQRVMSRIINEVKGVNRVMYDLTSKPPGTVELE, encoded by the coding sequence ATGAATCAGGAGAAAGTCATTGTTATCGACTTTGGCGGACAGTACAACCAGCTGGTTGCTCGTCGCGTCAGAGAGTGTAACGTCTATTGTGAAATCTATTCTTATCGTACCCCGCTTGAACAAATTAAAGAAATGAATCCAGCCGGTATTATTTTGACTGGAGGACCTAACTCATGCTACGAGGAGGGCGCACCTACCTATACTAAGGAACTTTTTGAACTTGGTATTCCAGTGCTTGGACTTTGCTATGGCGCTCAGCTTATGATGCATGTGCTTGGCGGAAAGGTTGAGAAGGCACCTGTCCGTGAATACGGTAAGACCGAGACATTTATTGACGGCGCAGTTTCAACTTTGTTTGAGGGAGTTGAGAAATCCACTATCGTTTGGATGAGTCACTTTGATTACATTAGCAAGGTTGCTCCTGGTTTTGATATAATTGCCCACACAGCTGATTGCCCAGTCGCAGCAGCAGCCTGCGAGGCAAAGAAGCTTTATGCAATTCAGTTCCATCCTGAGGTTCTTCACACTGTTCAGGGTAAGGATATTTTATTCAACTTTGTTCGTAATATCTGCGGTACAGCAGGTGAATGGCGAATGGATTCTTTTGTGGAGCACACTATTGGAGAGATTCGTGAGCGAGTTGGTTCAGGAAAGGTATTGCTTGCACTTTCAGGTGGTGTTGATTCATCTGTTCTTGCAGCACTTCTTGCGAAGGCTATTGGAAAGCAGCTTACATGCGTATTTGTAGATCATGGTCTTCTTCGTAAAAACGAAGGCGATGAGGTTGAGGGTGTATTTGGTCCAGCTGGAGCTTTCGATATCAACTTTGTTCGTGTAAATGCAGCAGAGCGTTACTATGCTAAGCTGGCTGGAGTAGAAGAGCCAGAGCAGAAGCGTAAAATTATCGGTGAGGAATTCATCCGTGTATTTGAGGAAGAGGCTAAGAAGATTGGTACTGTAGACTTCCTCGCTCAGGGAACTATCTACCCAGACGTTGTAGAGTCAGGGCTTGGTGGTGAGTCAGTAGTTATCAAGTCTCACCACAACGTAGGCGGTCTTCCAGATTATGTTGATTTCAAGGAAATTATTGAGCCACTTAGAAACCTTTTCAAGGATGAGGTTCGTAAGGTTGGTCTTGAGCTTGGCCTACCAGAATATCTTGTATTCCGTCAGCCATTCCCTGGCCCAGGCCTTGGTATCCGTATCATCGGAGAGGTTACAGCAGAAAAGGTTCGCATCGTTCAGGATGCTGATTATATTTATCGTACTGAGCTTGCTGAGGCAGGCTTGAAGAAGCTTCCAGATCAGTACTTCGCAGCCCTTTCAAATATGCGCTCTGTAGGCGTTATGGGTGACGAGCGTACATACGACTACGCAGTAGTTCTTCGTGCTGTTGAGACAATCGACTTCATGACAGCTGAGGCTTCTGAGATTCCATTCGAAGTGTTACAGCGTGTCATGAGCCGCATCATTAACGAGGTTAAGGGCGTTAACCGCGTAATGTACGATTTGACTTCTAAGCCACCTGGAACTGTGGAACTTGAATAA
- the trkA gene encoding Trk system potassium transporter TrkA, with protein sequence MIFGSSQKRGLKIIIVGCGKVGRTLVDRLSKEGHDIVVIDQKQERIDNLTNLYDIMGIQGNGASYSIQLEAGIKDADLIIAVTNSDELNLLCCTIAKQVGDCASIARVRNPDYSKEISYLQEKLGLVMIINPEFEAAREISSILSLPSTLEVSSFAHGQAEMVEFKIEEGNILNGLAVKDLGSNSSGKVLITAVKRGNDVMIPTGDFTLQAGDIVCAVGARRFARTFLNEIGFKTRQVKDCLIVGGGKASYYLAKLLLQAKINVRIIERNKERCEELSIALPKATIINGDGGDESLLREEGIEYVESFVPLTGIDEENILLTLYANQVSNAKVITKVNRISFDNVLSQLNLGSVIYPRQITAESIIAYVRAKSASGDGNDILTLYHLFDQKVEAIEFNITEKSKATGVPFSVLQFKDNVLIAFINRNGTIIIPSGSDTIEVGDTIMVVTTHTGFATILDTLR encoded by the coding sequence ATGATTTTTGGCTCGTCCCAAAAAAGAGGACTAAAGATAATAATTGTAGGTTGCGGCAAGGTTGGTCGCACCCTCGTAGATAGACTTTCCAAGGAAGGCCATGACATCGTTGTCATTGACCAGAAACAGGAAAGAATCGACAATCTTACAAATCTTTATGATATTATGGGCATTCAGGGAAACGGTGCCAGCTACAGCATTCAGTTAGAGGCTGGTATTAAGGACGCTGACCTGATTATCGCCGTCACAAACTCAGATGAGCTCAATCTCCTCTGCTGCACAATTGCAAAGCAGGTTGGTGATTGCGCATCAATTGCTCGAGTTAGAAACCCAGACTATTCAAAAGAAATTTCATATCTTCAGGAAAAGCTTGGTCTTGTTATGATTATCAACCCTGAGTTTGAGGCTGCAAGAGAGATTTCATCTATCCTCTCTCTTCCATCTACACTTGAGGTTTCTTCATTCGCCCATGGCCAAGCTGAAATGGTTGAGTTCAAAATTGAGGAAGGCAACATCCTAAACGGACTTGCTGTAAAGGATTTGGGTTCAAACAGCTCTGGAAAGGTTCTTATCACTGCTGTTAAACGTGGCAATGATGTTATGATTCCTACTGGAGATTTCACTCTTCAAGCTGGTGATATTGTCTGTGCAGTAGGTGCACGTCGTTTCGCCCGTACCTTCTTAAATGAAATTGGATTCAAGACTCGTCAGGTAAAGGACTGCCTTATTGTTGGTGGCGGCAAAGCTTCTTATTATCTAGCAAAGCTTCTCCTCCAAGCGAAGATCAATGTTCGTATCATCGAGAGAAATAAGGAGCGTTGCGAGGAGCTTTCAATTGCTTTACCAAAAGCTACCATTATCAATGGAGATGGCGGTGATGAGTCCCTTCTTCGCGAAGAGGGCATCGAATATGTAGAGAGCTTCGTTCCACTTACTGGAATTGACGAGGAAAACATTCTCCTCACCCTCTATGCTAACCAGGTTAGCAACGCTAAGGTTATCACAAAGGTTAACAGAATCAGCTTTGACAATGTTCTTTCTCAGCTGAATCTTGGCTCTGTTATCTATCCACGTCAGATTACTGCTGAGTCGATTATCGCATATGTGCGTGCAAAGAGTGCTTCAGGTGATGGCAATGATATTCTCACCCTCTACCATCTATTTGACCAGAAGGTTGAGGCCATCGAGTTTAACATCACTGAAAAATCAAAAGCTACCGGAGTTCCATTCTCCGTATTGCAATTTAAAGACAATGTTTTGATTGCCTTTATCAATCGTAATGGAACAATCATCATCCCTAGCGGTTCCGACACCATCGAAGTCGGCGATACTATAATGGTTGTTACCACACACACTGGCTTTGCTACTATTTTAGATACTTTGAGGTAA
- a CDS encoding TrkH family potassium uptake protein encodes MNNSVIRFILLYVVGFLGLFLMLPLFVAFIYHESVWIYYAAVALPCLIIGIINSYCKPKSFSFYLKEGFFCTGASWVVLSVIGAIPLWLTGEIPHYIDALFESVSGFTTTGASILYDVETLSHASLFWRSFTHLVGGMGVLVFLLTVIPLAGGDGSQFNLMKAESPGPSVGKLVPKLKNTAQMLYLIYLGLCALEIILLLIAGMTPFEAINTGIATAGTGGFGIYSSSIGGFNVACQWIVAIFMFIFGVNFNFYYYVLFHHARDAFRMEEVRMYTFLTLISIGIITVNTLSCSAGLFDALTKAAFQVTSIQSSTGFSTTDFNLWPQTSRCVLVLLMFIGACAGSTGGGIKVSRFVLMGKAVHKELISYIHPRSVRKTLMDGKPVTHDTVRSNNVFFGTFMLVFFVSIFVLSFENIDFSTVFTAVIATMSNIGPGLSMVGPAANFAFFTDLSKIVLIFDMLAGRLELFPILMLFHPNIWTDLFTKRRRKELTNAGKCFKD; translated from the coding sequence ATGAACAACTCCGTCATTCGATTTATCCTATTATATGTTGTAGGATTTTTAGGATTATTTTTGATGCTACCACTATTTGTAGCATTTATATATCACGAAAGCGTCTGGATATATTACGCTGCCGTAGCGCTACCTTGCCTGATAATTGGCATCATCAATAGCTACTGCAAGCCAAAGTCATTTTCATTTTACCTAAAGGAAGGTTTCTTCTGTACTGGAGCCTCATGGGTGGTTTTATCGGTAATCGGTGCCATTCCACTTTGGCTTACTGGAGAGATTCCTCACTATATCGACGCATTATTTGAATCTGTTTCAGGCTTCACCACCACTGGTGCATCCATTCTGTATGATGTTGAAACACTTAGCCATGCTTCACTTTTCTGGCGAAGCTTCACTCACCTTGTTGGTGGTATGGGAGTTTTGGTTTTCCTTCTCACCGTCATTCCACTTGCCGGTGGCGATGGTTCCCAGTTCAACCTTATGAAGGCTGAATCACCTGGCCCATCAGTTGGAAAGCTTGTTCCAAAGCTTAAGAACACCGCCCAGATGCTTTACCTGATTTACCTTGGTCTTTGTGCCTTGGAAATCATCCTACTCCTTATAGCAGGAATGACTCCATTCGAGGCAATCAATACTGGTATCGCCACAGCCGGTACTGGAGGATTCGGAATTTACTCAAGCAGTATTGGAGGCTTCAATGTAGCCTGCCAGTGGATTGTTGCAATATTCATGTTTATTTTTGGTGTAAACTTCAACTTCTACTATTACGTGCTGTTCCATCATGCCCGTGATGCCTTCCGTATGGAAGAGGTTAGAATGTACACCTTCCTAACATTGATTTCCATTGGAATTATCACTGTTAATACACTTAGTTGCAGCGCTGGCTTGTTCGATGCCCTTACAAAGGCTGCCTTCCAGGTTACTTCAATCCAGTCGTCAACAGGCTTCTCTACAACAGACTTTAATCTTTGGCCTCAGACAAGCCGTTGCGTTTTAGTACTTCTTATGTTTATTGGTGCCTGCGCAGGTTCTACCGGTGGTGGTATCAAGGTTTCCCGTTTCGTACTCATGGGAAAGGCTGTTCACAAGGAGCTTATCAGCTACATCCATCCAAGAAGCGTTCGCAAGACACTCATGGATGGCAAACCAGTTACTCACGATACAGTTCGTTCAAACAATGTTTTCTTCGGAACATTTATGCTTGTGTTCTTCGTCAGCATTTTTGTACTGTCCTTTGAAAACATTGATTTTTCAACTGTATTCACAGCTGTCATCGCCACAATGAGCAACATCGGTCCTGGACTTAGCATGGTTGGCCCAGCAGCGAATTTCGCATTCTTTACTGATTTATCAAAGATTGTTCTGATTTTTGATATGCTTGCTGGTCGACTCGAGCTATTCCCAATCCTGATGCTGTTCCATCCAAATATTTGGACCGACCTTTTCACAAAGCGTCGCCGCAAAGAGCTTACTAACGCTGGAAAATGCTTTAAGGATTAA